A window of the Isosphaera pallida ATCC 43644 genome harbors these coding sequences:
- the floA gene encoding flotillin-like protein FloA (flotillin-like protein involved in membrane lipid rafts), which yields MNVFVSGLVPFAQGDPSFILVAVLIALGLLLLFLFVFVAKFFNLWIQSWTTRAGIGLMDLVGMSLRRVNPNVIVRSKIMAMQAGLSDKDGVTTKALEAHFLAGGNVPSVIKALIAANRAEIPLSWRRAAAIDLAGRNVLEAIQTSVNPKVIDCPDPMKGRTTVDAVAKDGIQLKAKARVTVRTNIDRLVGGATEETIIARVGEGIVTTIGSAENHKQVLENPDMISKRVLEKGLDAGTAFEILSIDIADIDVGDNIGANLQAQQAEADTRVARAKAEERRAFAVAREQEMMALIQENRAKVVLAEAEVPQAIAAALREGKLGVMDYYNLRNVQADTEMRAAIANTGHNETTSRSVTTA from the coding sequence ATGAACGTTTTTGTCTCCGGATTGGTTCCATTCGCCCAGGGGGATCCCAGTTTCATTCTTGTGGCGGTTCTGATCGCCCTAGGGTTGTTGTTGTTGTTCCTTTTCGTGTTTGTCGCAAAGTTTTTCAATCTTTGGATTCAATCTTGGACCACGAGGGCGGGCATCGGCTTGATGGACCTGGTGGGAATGTCGCTGCGTCGGGTCAATCCCAACGTGATTGTGCGGTCGAAGATCATGGCGATGCAGGCTGGTCTGAGCGACAAGGATGGGGTGACGACCAAGGCGCTGGAGGCGCACTTTCTGGCCGGGGGTAACGTGCCTAGCGTCATCAAGGCGCTGATCGCGGCCAACCGGGCCGAGATTCCGCTGTCGTGGCGTCGCGCCGCGGCGATCGACCTGGCGGGCCGCAACGTGCTCGAGGCGATCCAAACCAGCGTCAATCCCAAAGTGATCGACTGCCCCGACCCAATGAAGGGCCGGACCACGGTAGATGCCGTCGCCAAAGATGGCATCCAACTCAAGGCCAAAGCCCGGGTGACGGTGCGGACCAACATCGACCGCCTCGTGGGCGGTGCTACTGAGGAAACCATCATCGCCCGGGTCGGCGAGGGGATCGTGACCACCATCGGCTCGGCGGAAAATCATAAGCAGGTGCTGGAGAACCCCGACATGATCTCCAAGCGGGTGCTGGAAAAAGGACTTGACGCCGGCACCGCCTTCGAGATTCTGTCCATCGACATCGCCGACATTGACGTGGGCGACAACATCGGGGCCAACCTCCAAGCCCAACAAGCCGAGGCCGACACCCGGGTGGCCCGTGCCAAAGCCGAGGAACGTCGCGCCTTCGCCGTAGCCCGCGAGCAGGAAATGATGGCGCTGATCCAGGAAAACCGTGCCAAAGTCGTGTTAGCCGAGGCCGAAGTGCCTCAAGCAATCGCCGCAGCGCTACGCGAAGGCAAGCTCGGTGTGATGGATTACTACAACCTCCGCAACGTCCAGGCCGACACCGAGATGCGGGCCGCCATCGCCAACACCGGCCACAACGAAACTACCAGCCGATCGGTTACCACCGCTTGA
- a CDS encoding trypsin-like peptidase domain-containing protein — MALDGPEVFRIEDAPQQGSGLRLGPILLILALFLGFCLVALGPWLAFRIGFSWELGRSEATAQMLRQLDEQGVLSRSSGLFRMAATRVMPSVVQVRTNGLNRVGGFGVESGIGSGVIYDRRRGYIVTNNHVIQNATSITVKLQRGQELVGRLVGADPKTDLAVIQVPAPLPVEAAWGDSDSLDVGDWVLAVGSPFFLEQSVSAGIVSATRRSNIPMLQQEEIYQDFIQTDAAINPGNSGGPLVNLKGEVVGINTAILSETGFNQGIGLAIPASVVKPVVEQLIVHQRVIRGYMGVLLEPLDPAEAREIGIDPPQGAKIASLVPGSPAEKAQMRVGDIVVRLDGEPVRDVADLRNKIGRLGVGSRVKLEFYREGQLRSLEVVLAELPSVASLGFTVRSATPEESVGLNLRRGPGVIVTQVGRDTPAERAGLRPGMALLRINRIPVFNPAQCDQIVMRLMPGEEIFLQVRQPDGTDGILVIAPSGGNP, encoded by the coding sequence ATGGCGCTTGATGGTCCCGAAGTCTTTCGCATCGAGGACGCGCCCCAGCAGGGCTCGGGATTGCGTCTGGGCCCGATTCTATTGATCCTCGCGCTGTTCCTGGGATTTTGCCTCGTGGCGCTGGGTCCCTGGTTGGCCTTTCGGATCGGTTTTTCTTGGGAACTAGGACGCTCCGAGGCGACGGCGCAAATGTTGCGCCAGCTGGACGAGCAGGGGGTGTTGTCCCGCTCATCGGGTCTGTTCCGCATGGCGGCGACCCGGGTGATGCCCAGCGTGGTTCAGGTGCGGACCAACGGCCTCAATCGGGTGGGCGGTTTTGGAGTGGAGTCCGGGATTGGCTCGGGAGTGATTTACGACCGTCGGCGGGGCTATATCGTCACCAACAACCACGTGATTCAAAACGCCACATCCATCACCGTCAAGCTGCAACGCGGCCAGGAATTGGTCGGGCGGCTGGTTGGAGCCGACCCCAAGACCGATTTGGCGGTCATCCAAGTGCCTGCCCCGTTGCCGGTGGAGGCGGCCTGGGGAGACTCCGACTCCCTGGATGTGGGCGACTGGGTTCTCGCCGTTGGAAGTCCCTTCTTTTTGGAACAGAGCGTCTCGGCCGGAATCGTCTCGGCCACCCGCCGCTCGAACATCCCCATGCTTCAACAGGAAGAGATTTACCAGGATTTCATCCAAACCGACGCGGCGATCAACCCCGGCAACTCGGGCGGTCCCCTGGTCAACCTCAAGGGGGAGGTGGTTGGCATCAACACCGCGATCCTGTCGGAGACCGGCTTCAACCAGGGGATCGGCCTGGCGATTCCGGCTTCGGTGGTCAAGCCGGTCGTGGAACAGCTCATCGTACATCAGCGGGTCATCCGAGGATACATGGGCGTTCTTCTGGAACCCCTCGACCCCGCCGAAGCCCGGGAGATCGGCATCGACCCGCCCCAGGGGGCCAAAATAGCCAGCCTCGTTCCAGGGAGTCCCGCCGAAAAAGCCCAAATGCGGGTAGGCGACATCGTGGTCCGTTTGGATGGCGAACCAGTGCGCGACGTGGCCGACCTGCGCAACAAGATCGGTCGTTTAGGGGTCGGTTCCCGGGTCAAGCTGGAGTTTTATCGGGAAGGCCAATTGAGGTCGTTGGAGGTCGTCCTCGCCGAGTTGCCCTCGGTGGCCTCCCTGGGGTTCACCGTCAGGTCCGCCACCCCCGAGGAGTCGGTTGGATTGAATCTGAGACGTGGCCCGGGAGTCATCGTGACCCAGGTAGGACGCGACACCCCCGCAGAACGCGCTGGATTGCGTCCCGGCATGGCTCTGCTGAGAATCAACCGCATCCCTGTGTTCAACCCCGCCCAATGCGACCAAATCGTCATGCGCCTCATGCCGGGCGAAGAAATCTTCCTCCAAGTGCGGCAACCCGACGGCACCGACGGCATTCTGGTCATTGCCCCCAGCGGTGGCAACCCGTGA
- the dnaB gene encoding replicative DNA helicase: MAPSTTGNGSAFDGHGNANGSSGSGWTKRKRQERPLSLNLDLLDPTQRVPPQNLAAERGVLAGVLLNHEIVHEIILLINENDFYRDAHRIIFRSIRRLYDQGKAIDLITLGEDLRKADLMEAVGGDQALVEIANSVPHAANTLYYAQIVREKSILRRLIHAAHEIIEDGFANRKSAEEVVDDAERRIFAIAEETATGETHRIDSFLQEAIDRIEARQERNQTVSGLPTGFTDLDALTSGFHPEQLIVIAARPSMGKTAFALNICQYAVAVAGTPVLFVSLEMGRLELVERLLCAWTRIDSRKFRGLDRISTREHADLVKAAGELESLPLFIDETASRTVLQIHANCRRLRQRDQIGLVVIDYIQLLDSEQEGRESRQEQIAKISRKLKAMARDLRIPVIALSQLNRGVEQREDRRPRMSDLRESGAIEQDADLVLLLHRPEYYDPNDQPGIAEVIVAKNRNGATGTVQLTFLKNIMRFENCAASIVPDAGPGSPF; encoded by the coding sequence ATGGCCCCCTCCACCACGGGCAACGGGTCGGCCTTTGACGGTCACGGCAACGCGAACGGCTCAAGCGGCTCGGGTTGGACCAAGCGCAAGCGCCAGGAACGGCCCTTGAGCCTCAACCTCGACCTCCTCGACCCCACCCAGAGGGTGCCTCCCCAAAACCTCGCCGCCGAACGCGGCGTCCTCGCCGGCGTATTGCTCAACCATGAGATAGTCCATGAGATTATCCTGCTGATTAATGAGAATGACTTCTATCGAGATGCTCACCGAATTATCTTTCGATCGATTCGTCGGTTATACGATCAAGGCAAAGCAATCGACCTAATCACGCTCGGCGAAGACCTTCGCAAAGCCGACCTGATGGAGGCTGTTGGGGGCGACCAGGCGCTGGTGGAGATCGCCAACAGCGTGCCGCACGCGGCCAACACGCTATATTATGCTCAGATCGTCCGCGAGAAGTCGATCTTGAGGCGGTTGATCCACGCTGCGCATGAAATCATCGAAGACGGGTTCGCCAACCGCAAATCGGCCGAGGAGGTGGTGGACGACGCGGAACGACGGATCTTCGCCATCGCCGAGGAAACCGCCACCGGTGAGACGCACCGCATCGACTCCTTCCTTCAAGAAGCGATCGACCGCATCGAAGCCCGCCAGGAACGCAACCAGACCGTTTCGGGGTTGCCCACTGGATTCACCGATCTCGACGCCTTGACCTCCGGTTTCCATCCCGAGCAGCTGATCGTGATCGCCGCCCGCCCCTCGATGGGCAAAACGGCGTTCGCGTTAAACATCTGTCAGTACGCCGTCGCCGTGGCGGGCACCCCGGTGCTGTTCGTCAGCCTGGAGATGGGCCGACTGGAATTGGTCGAGCGGTTGCTCTGCGCGTGGACCCGGATCGACAGTCGCAAGTTTCGCGGGTTGGACCGCATCAGCACCCGTGAACACGCCGACCTCGTCAAAGCCGCCGGCGAACTCGAGTCGCTGCCCCTGTTCATTGACGAGACCGCATCGCGCACTGTCTTGCAGATTCACGCCAACTGCCGACGACTACGCCAGCGCGACCAGATCGGCCTAGTGGTCATCGACTACATCCAACTGCTGGATTCCGAACAGGAAGGCCGGGAAAGCCGTCAGGAGCAGATCGCTAAGATCAGCCGCAAGCTCAAGGCAATGGCCCGCGATTTGCGCATTCCGGTCATCGCCCTGTCCCAACTGAACCGCGGCGTCGAACAACGTGAGGATCGCCGCCCCCGCATGTCCGACCTGCGCGAGTCGGGGGCCATTGAACAGGATGCCGACCTCGTTTTGCTGCTTCACCGGCCCGAATATTACGATCCCAACGACCAACCGGGCATCGCCGAAGTGATCGTCGCCAAAAACCGCAATGGCGCGACCGGCACCGTCCAGTTGACCTTCCTGAAAAACATCATGCGGTTCGAAAACTGCGCCGCCTCGATCGTCCCTGACGCCGGACCCGGCTCGCCGTTCTAA
- the rplI gene encoding 50S ribosomal protein L9, producing the protein MAKSAANAKAKSATGGSAKVKGGAAVASPPRQPGVERRRNHPMRPKNGYYQVILTQAVPHVGQPGDLVKVRAGFARNYLLPMGLATFATPHNVRIVERHKIRLRQLEEARRAELLNIAAQINQTKLYVTELSNADGYLYGSVNADRIASELQALNFPVTADQVRLDGTIKQLGNYKVNLHLGQDVDAIVELWVMPADIDQPA; encoded by the coding sequence ATGGCCAAGTCCGCCGCCAACGCCAAGGCTAAGTCGGCCACGGGCGGCTCCGCCAAAGTCAAGGGAGGCGCGGCGGTTGCCAGCCCCCCTCGTCAACCGGGCGTCGAGCGCCGCCGCAACCACCCCATGCGGCCCAAGAACGGATATTATCAGGTGATCTTGACCCAAGCGGTGCCGCATGTGGGTCAGCCGGGCGATCTGGTCAAGGTCCGCGCTGGGTTTGCCCGCAACTACCTGCTGCCAATGGGGCTGGCGACCTTCGCCACTCCCCACAATGTGCGGATCGTCGAGCGTCACAAAATCCGTTTGCGTCAGCTTGAAGAGGCGCGGCGGGCCGAACTGCTCAACATCGCGGCTCAGATCAATCAGACCAAGCTTTACGTCACCGAGCTTTCCAACGCCGATGGGTACCTCTACGGCTCGGTCAACGCTGATCGGATCGCTTCGGAGTTGCAGGCCCTCAACTTCCCGGTCACGGCCGACCAGGTGCGGCTTGACGGAACGATCAAGCAGCTGGGTAATTACAAAGTGAATCTCCACCTCGGACAAGACGTGGACGCCATCGTTGAGCTTTGGGTCATGCCCGCCGACATTGACCAGCCCGCTTGA
- a CDS encoding alanine/glycine:cation symporter family protein: MHLPGFFDTAFSVYDAVLEWLVPILWSTVTFVTMLTLGIGFSIWSKFVQYRALTHGVRVTLGQYDEPDTPGALNHFQALTTALSGTIGLGNIGGVALAVGIGGPGALFWMWIVGLLGMAIKTLEVALAMMYRDESDPHHPKGGAMYVAWKGLPTFLGPAFKPLGTILGYLFCLALCVATFTGGNMFQSWNIGDITRTYYGVPTIYTGVALAVAVAVVILGGIRRIGQITEKLVPVMCLIYLLGGVAILIVGAANVPEMLGLIVRSAFSPSEGQGAFLGASVWFALTTGMKRAVFSNEAGQGSSPLAHSAVKTKEPIDEAVVAGIEPFIDTCLVCTLTGLVLLTTSAWNRPPDGDFTDQPVRIVDGRLIAPESIDTLQFRGEAAAMPLRANDQLFLVVEVAVEGSEGSSQRRKLYGTIVPSKTEQLKLGPVKPEELPFEIIWSAPEKGTTLVGLAEPGVYRDYKGAALTGMAFQRGLGPWAVHIVIVTCWFFAYSTLISWSYYGELAVRNLLGDWAIRPYQVVYCAAVVLPCVPGFITTDVELSRLADLGSGCMLFANLPILILMSPVAIKAIHTYFRRVDSGEIKRTH, from the coding sequence ATGCATCTTCCGGGTTTCTTCGACACCGCCTTCAGCGTCTACGACGCCGTTTTGGAATGGCTCGTGCCAATTCTGTGGAGCACCGTCACCTTCGTCACCATGTTGACGCTGGGAATCGGCTTCTCCATTTGGAGTAAATTTGTTCAGTATCGCGCCTTGACCCACGGGGTCCGCGTGACTCTAGGCCAGTATGACGAACCGGATACCCCCGGCGCACTCAACCATTTCCAAGCCCTGACCACGGCTCTTTCGGGGACCATCGGCCTGGGCAACATCGGCGGCGTGGCCTTGGCCGTCGGCATCGGCGGACCCGGCGCGTTGTTTTGGATGTGGATTGTTGGCTTGCTTGGCATGGCGATCAAAACCCTGGAAGTCGCCCTGGCCATGATGTACCGCGACGAATCCGACCCCCACCACCCCAAAGGCGGCGCGATGTACGTCGCCTGGAAAGGCCTGCCCACCTTCCTCGGACCAGCCTTCAAACCCCTGGGAACCATCCTGGGCTATCTCTTCTGCCTGGCGCTTTGCGTCGCCACCTTTACAGGTGGGAACATGTTTCAGTCTTGGAATATTGGCGACATCACCCGAACCTATTACGGCGTGCCCACGATCTACACCGGGGTGGCGTTGGCAGTGGCAGTGGCGGTGGTGATTCTGGGGGGCATTCGACGCATCGGGCAGATTACCGAGAAGCTGGTGCCAGTGATGTGCCTCATCTACTTGCTGGGCGGCGTAGCGATCCTGATCGTCGGGGCGGCTAATGTGCCGGAAATGCTTGGCCTGATCGTCCGCTCGGCTTTCTCCCCCTCCGAGGGTCAGGGAGCCTTCCTGGGGGCGTCGGTTTGGTTCGCTCTGACCACCGGCATGAAACGGGCGGTGTTTTCCAACGAGGCCGGACAGGGCTCGTCTCCTTTGGCCCACTCCGCGGTCAAAACCAAGGAGCCGATCGACGAGGCGGTCGTCGCCGGCATCGAGCCGTTCATCGACACCTGTTTGGTTTGCACCTTGACTGGCCTGGTGCTTTTGACCACCAGCGCCTGGAATCGTCCCCCCGACGGCGACTTCACCGACCAACCCGTAAGGATCGTCGATGGCCGCCTGATTGCTCCCGAGTCCATCGACACCCTGCAGTTTCGAGGCGAGGCGGCCGCCATGCCGTTGCGCGCCAACGATCAACTCTTCCTGGTCGTCGAGGTGGCCGTCGAAGGATCTGAAGGATCCAGCCAACGGCGCAAGCTCTACGGCACCATCGTCCCGTCCAAAACCGAACAACTCAAACTCGGCCCGGTGAAGCCGGAGGAACTCCCCTTCGAGATCATCTGGAGCGCGCCTGAGAAGGGCACTACCCTGGTCGGTTTAGCCGAACCCGGTGTTTACCGCGACTACAAAGGAGCCGCCCTCACCGGCATGGCCTTCCAGCGCGGTTTGGGCCCGTGGGCCGTCCACATCGTCATCGTGACCTGCTGGTTTTTCGCCTACTCCACCCTTATCTCCTGGAGCTACTACGGGGAATTGGCCGTGCGCAACCTGTTGGGCGATTGGGCGATCCGACCTTATCAAGTGGTCTACTGCGCCGCGGTGGTGTTGCCTTGCGTCCCCGGCTTCATCACCACCGACGTGGAGTTGAGCCGTCTGGCCGACCTGGGTTCCGGCTGCATGTTGTTTGCCAACCTGCCGATTCTGATCCTCATGAGTCCGGTGGCGATCAAGGCAATCCACACCTATTTCCGTCGGGTGGACAGCGGTGAGATCAAGCGGACCCATTGA
- a CDS encoding endonuclease/exonuclease/phosphatase family protein, with amino-acid sequence MMSLLSPRFDRFVFPTLGMACLILSGFFAAVASVPPAQARQEAVPPQTQPAVGRPIRIVTWNCDALFTTDEVKRRKSDFINMVAEVQPDVILLQEVTSQAVLEAVRDVIGWTKADGSPADAVCSSFNPDHTQEYNSLEVGVISRFPIVEAVEFDTELDNPPSERQVVERQLTIPSRLNPPPNFRGRGFLRVRTSSPDLVLYNVHLKSSRGQFGRQDVNNAIQREYVMGALALDAAAIRVAFPNHDVIIGGDFNVGITDRDKLANSWEVEAARRKGQAYDRTHALLTGLIDGCRFRPLCEGVGETYVKGANRFKGAGAIDNLYVDGPHRDRFRPAKPARSSYGSDHLPVWTEFTPVL; translated from the coding sequence TTCGATCGGTTCGTCTTTCCGACCCTTGGAATGGCCTGTCTGATCCTCTCGGGTTTCTTCGCGGCCGTCGCTAGCGTCCCGCCGGCTCAAGCCCGGCAGGAAGCCGTGCCTCCCCAAACCCAACCCGCCGTTGGACGTCCCATTCGAATCGTCACCTGGAATTGCGACGCCTTGTTCACCACCGATGAAGTCAAGCGCCGCAAGTCTGATTTCATCAACATGGTGGCCGAAGTGCAACCGGATGTGATCCTGTTGCAGGAGGTGACCTCACAAGCAGTATTAGAGGCGGTCCGCGACGTGATCGGCTGGACCAAGGCCGACGGCTCGCCGGCCGACGCGGTTTGCTCCTCCTTCAACCCGGATCACACCCAGGAATACAACTCGTTGGAAGTGGGGGTCATCAGTCGCTTTCCCATCGTTGAGGCGGTCGAATTCGACACCGAACTGGACAACCCCCCAAGTGAACGTCAGGTGGTCGAGCGCCAGTTGACGATCCCTAGTCGGCTCAATCCCCCCCCCAACTTCCGCGGCCGCGGTTTCCTGAGGGTGCGGACCTCGTCGCCCGATCTGGTGCTTTACAATGTTCACCTCAAGAGCTCGCGGGGCCAGTTTGGTCGCCAGGATGTCAACAACGCCATTCAACGCGAATATGTTATGGGGGCGCTGGCGTTGGACGCGGCGGCCATACGAGTCGCCTTTCCCAACCATGACGTGATCATCGGCGGCGACTTCAACGTCGGGATTACCGACCGTGACAAGCTGGCCAATTCATGGGAGGTCGAGGCAGCGCGTCGCAAGGGCCAAGCCTATGATCGCACCCACGCCCTGCTGACTGGCCTGATCGACGGCTGCCGATTCCGTCCCCTATGCGAAGGGGTGGGGGAAACCTATGTCAAGGGAGCCAATCGCTTCAAAGGAGCCGGCGCGATCGACAATCTGTACGTCGATGGTCCCCACCGCGACCGTTTCCGACCCGCCAAACCCGCTCGCTCTTCTTATGGGTCGGATCATCTGCCGGTGTGGACCGAATTCACTCCTGTTCTCTGA